In Odontesthes bonariensis isolate fOdoBon6 unplaced genomic scaffold, fOdoBon6.hap1 scaffold_245, whole genome shotgun sequence, the DNA window GTAGGaatttttgtatttatagctTGCCGGATCATGGATGGAAAAACTTGTACTTGGACGTTCTTCATCTTCACCTGTCATTTCCCTATCTTTATCTCCTGATTCTGTTATTTCTTCCTCTCctgactcagttcttcccctttcttcctctactgactctctctcttcaactccctgattctcatcctctcctgtgtcatctgttttaaaatatcatcatcagcagcagcagcatcaccattaatattattgttattattagtagtattatttttattaatattacattattattattactactattactattgtcaccatcatcaccatgcatgtgcatgacccactaaaaggtcaactgaatgagttgggttattggtctaaccgatgtgcaaaattttagacaccatttgcaataaaatccaaatggttcattaggaaaaataaaatcattttacctaagtaactggttgaatccacccactaaattaacatcgtggaatgtgccaaacagaccacaagatgttggctgtattttagatgtatagtctctattcaatccattcactcaacacagagaagacataggtatcatgctgggcctgacaactagctaaatgctggtaaaacttggcttcataatgcaccatgagcagcacaactaacctcaagattgtgtcatatgagagagtacacggggtatttcattctgttattttgccccgtgtgcatcatcaattgtttttagtaaaagaaaaatataagtttctgacccagtttctattagtctgctttatttacatgtaggaagccatatagcactgaacaaaactgtagctagtgaggctgaatgaccactagccaccagggccgtaaccaggattttttaaataccgaggtcaaatattgcgataaatcttatttgacaaaaaaagatCCTAATAtgctgactttttaaaatacagtttggaaaGGTGAATAAACaggtaaatcacaagcccatcaaggaggtgaatatgtaggtgaacaagtttattataacaatttgtgatcacaaaagtagagcatgtgagtgagtgagtgagtgagtgagtgagtgagtgagtgagtgagtgagtgagtgagtgagtaagtgagtgagtaagtgagtgagtgagtgagtgagtgagtgagtgagtgagtgagtgagtgagtgagtgagtgagtgagtgagtaagtgagtgagtgagtgagtgagtgagtgagtgagtaagtgagtgagtgagtgagtgagtgagtgagtgagtgagtaagtgagtgagtgagtgagtgagtgagtgagtgagtgagtgagtgagtaagtgagtaagtgagtaagtgagtgagtgagtgagtaagtgagtgagtgagtaagtgagtaagtgagtgagtgagtaagtgagtgagtgagtgagtgagtaagtgagtgagtaagtgagtgagtaagtgagtgagtgagtgagtgagtgagtgagtgagtgaatgagtgagtgagtgagtgagtgagtgagtgagtgagtgagtgagtgagtgagtaagttagtgagtgagtgagtgagtaagtgattgagtgagtgagtgagtgagtgaatgagtgagtgagtgagtgagtgagtgagtgagtgagtgagtaagtgagtgagtgagtgagtaagtaagtgagtaagtgagtaagtgagtgagtgagtgagtgagtgagtgagtgagtgagtgagtaagtgagtgagtgagtaagtgagtgagtgagtgagtgagtgagtgagtgagtgagtgagtgagtgagtaagtgagtgagtgagtgagtgagtgagtgagtgagtgagtgagtgagtgagtgagtaagtgagtaagtgagtgagtgagtgagtaagtgagaatgaatgtgagtcagTGATTCCATCTACCCTGTAGAATGTTCCTTTTCTCCTCATCTGTGTAGgattttttgtatttatagctTGCCGGATCATGGATGGAAAAACTTGTACTTGGACGTTCTTCATCTTCACCTGTCATTTCCCTATCTTTATCTCCTGATTCTGTTatttcttcctctactgactctctctcttcaactccctgattctcatcctctcctgtgtcatctgttttaaaatatcatcatcagcagcatcaccattaatattattgttattattagtagtattattgttattaatattacattattattattactactattactattgtcaccaccatcaccatgcatgtgcatgacccactaaaaggtcaactgaatgagttgggttattggtctaaccgatgtgcaaaatttctattagtctgctttatttacatgtaggaagccatatagcactgaacaaaactgtagctagtgaggctgaatgaccactagccacagttggcacaaaactgtcaagccctgattaaaaaaaaagttagcttaacagcccaagccgtgtcacgattcccaataatttcattacaggtcgctacttttttttttttggaaaatcgaattgagagagagatttgtgtgcagtgtgtttgtgccgactggaaaacaaaatcctaaccaaggggctctgtgactgttgcttgaaatgctgagaacaatgatctagcatcctcctattcctagccgcgctttgaacgcatatgaacattatgaactgtcactcattctcactggcgattggcgaaatgaactcacctccttctctctttcttttcccctggccagttggctttccaaagctgagtttagtttgtttagtagatttcttcatcttgcttccatttcctagctgactttcgcgtcgaagctgcctaatatgataaacatgtttccaatgttGGGTGGCGTAtttccgctcagttttaaaatataacgtgatAATAAAAGGATTctgtggactttattttcagaaaaacaaatgagaatgcatgctgatctttccaccaatcaaagtcagaacgattttcatcatatattaatttgacatttctctgaataaaaaaaaaaatttaaaaaaaatttaaaaacaccggggaaaataccgaggtcatgacatgtgtcctcaatgctggttacggcactgATTATAAAGACTGCAAATTATCTCTATTCTGTCCTCTTTATCAACTGTTGGCATATAATTGTGAAAGactgtttaaataaaagttttgtaAATGATCAGAGCGTCACAGAAATTCTTAAGTGTCGGATATCCCTTCAGACAGAATTCGACTTCAGTGAGACTTTTCCCTCATAACTTTTAACAGTTTCTCCTCCCAGGACTGTAACGAAATTAAGGTTATGGATATGGCAGGTGGTGCCCCTTTCTTTTATTAATATCCAGCATATTAATCCATTTTCACGTGTAAAATCGCTAcagtatcgtctgcataactgtgataattgatgttaaagttctgcaatatctgatccaaagggagcatatacaagttaaacagaagaggtccaagaattgacccctgggggactccacgagtcatggccactcgctcagattcatagctgccaactgtaacaaaataactccggccttctaagtaggacctgaaccagttaaggaccgctccagaaagtccaacccagttttccagcctgtccaacaggattctgtgatctacagtatcaaacgcagcgctgaggtccaacagaaccaggactgaaacattaccagaatcagtattcagcctggtgtcgtttaacactttgaccagagctgtttcagtgctgtgatgacgtctgaagcctgattgaaagttatcaagacttccactttcattcagaaggtcgttgagctggttaaatacaactttctcaataatcttggatataaaagagagattagagacaggtctgtagttgttcatcatagaggcgtctagagttctcttctttaggagtggcttaatggcagctgtctttagtgacttgggaaaaatgcctgatgccagtgagctgttaactattcgtaggagatcactttctactgaggtaaaaacagtttttaaaaagtcggatggtattatgtccagagtgcaagttgttgatctcagatgccgaactgtttcctctaggattttaaaatcaacaatattaactTGTGAGATAACGTCAGAATATGTACATTCCTTCTCAGAAGCTGTTTAGTCAAAATGTTCAGATAAGagagagttatgagggaacactgttaactgttcactctcaatgccagcacaagtcagcacaagatcaagggtgtgattaaggcagtgagtcggtctgtgaacactctgaggaaATCCAACAGAGTctcatatagaattaaagttcatattcaggccgtcatttccaacatctacatgaatattagagtcacccactacaatgactttatctgtactcagcaccaactgggataaaaactctgagaactcagacaggaactcagaataagggccaggcggacgatacacaacaacaaacacaagaggtttctgtggttTCCACTTTGGGGAAAACTGAGaagcagatattcaaaagagctcaaactaatctttggTCTTGGACTGATTAGTAGTCCCAGATAGAATTGAATGGACTGAACTGTGATAACCTCCCTGTTCCTCCTGCTCTCACCCACAGCAGCTCGCTCTGCCCACACctttccttgttccctccccttcagatCTGCAGCTCATGATGGGCGTAACCAACAGGAGGGGAGCTGATAGGCTCTGTTCTCTGCACCGACACGTCATTTATAGCTCAGAGCTCAGAGCAGTTTCAGCTTTGAGGAAGTGAAACTCACTCAGTCGCTGCTGCTAAACGGTGAAATGgcgcagaaaggagttcagctggaccgagaaagcttctcttgttcgatctgtttggatctgctgaaggatccggtgactattccctgtggacacagctactgctttcactgtgttaaaggcttctgggatggagaggatcagaagggagtccacagctgccctcagtgcaggcagacattcacagcgaggcctgtcctggggaaaagcaccatgttagcagctttagtggagcagctgaagaagactggactccaagctgctcctgctgatcactgctatgctggagctgaagatgtggcctgtgatgtctgctctgggaggaagctgaaagccaccaagtcctgtttatcctgcctggcctcttactgtgaggaacaccttcagcctcattatgattcagctccactcaggaaacacaagctggtggagccctccaagaagctccaggagaacatctgctctgatcacgatgaggtgatgaagattttCTGCCGCACGgatcagaagtgcatctgttatctctgctctgtggaggaacataaaggccacgacacagtgtcagctgcagcagaaaggactgagaggcagagagagctggaggggagtcggcagcagatccagcagagaatccaggacgcagagaaagatgtgaagctgcttcagcagcagctggaggccatccatcgctctgctgataaaacagaggagcacagccaggagatcttcagccagctgatccgtctcctccagaaaagaagctctgatgtgaagcagcagatcagatcccagcaggaagccgaagggaggcgagtcaaagagcttcaggagaagctggagcaggagatcactgagctgaagaggaaagatgctgagctgcagcagctctcacacacagaggatcacagccagtttctgctcagctgcccctcagtggcagcactcaggggggctacacactcatccagcatccagatccgtcctctgaggcactttgaggatgtgacagcagctgtgtcagagctcagagagaaactacaggacatcctgagagaggaatgggccaacatctcactgagagtcgctgaagtggatgttttactgtcacagccaga includes these proteins:
- the LOC142376311 gene encoding tripartite motif-containing protein 16-like is translated as MAQKGVQLDRESFSCSICLDLLKDPVTIPCGHSYCFHCVKGFWDGEDQKGVHSCPQCRQTFTARPVLGKSTMLAALVEQLKKTGLQAAPADHCYAGAEDVACDVCSGRKLKATKSCLSCLASYCEEHLQPHYDSAPLRKHKLVEPSKKLQENICSDHDEVMKIFCRTDQKCICYLCSVEEHKGHDTVSAAAERTERQRELEGSRQQIQQRIQDAEKDVKLLQQQLEAIHRSADKTEEHSQEIFSQLIRLLQKRSSDVKQQIRSQQEAEGRRVKELQEKLEQEITELKRKDAELQQLSHTEDHSQFLLSCPSVAALRGATHSSSIQIRPLRHFEDVTAAVSELREKLQDILREEWANISLRVAEVDVLLSQPEPEPEPEPEPELESRAGFLRYSCEITLDPNTAYRELLLSEGNRKVTFMGQPQSYSDHPDRFTGWCLQVLSRESLTGRCYWEVEMGGGGVYVAVAYKNISRAGGGKECGFGSNDKSWALRCGQNSYSFRYNNKETSISGPRASRVGVYLDHRAGVLSFYSVSGTMTLLHRVQTTFTQPLWAGVGFPGWFVPGRSCKFLS